A region from the Riemerella anatipestifer genome encodes:
- a CDS encoding GH3 auxin-responsive promoter family protein has translation MATKVLFNTVVNWFIRQRMDQIQNFIKHPIETQKGILFSQLFKAEETVYGKEYGFKNISSYQDFCNQVPIVTYEDFEPYIERARKGEKDVIWNGYIRKFAKSSGTTNAKSKFIPISDESLEGCHFKAGKDLVSIYANNHPENTLFQYKNLRLGGSSELYEDFNTKFGDLSAILIENLPFWVEITTTPSKKTSLMSEWETKLKAIVSEVRQEDVGSLTGVPSWMMVLLQRILKETGKGSISELWPNLEVFFHGGISFKPYREQYKELVGKDINYYEIYNASEGFFGIQDRSDSDEMLLMLDYGIFYEFIPMEHFSETNLKAIPLEEVEVGKNYAVVITTNGGLWRYLIGDTVRFTSTDPYRIKISGRTKHYINAFGEELMIDNAEMALQKACEATAAKITDYTAAPIFMKGNESGAHEWVIEFSQTPSDMAIFEKVFDETLKSINSDYEAKRYNDMTLKKPVIHIARANLFYDWLESRGKLGGQNKVPRLSNDREYIDPILELNR, from the coding sequence ATGGCAACAAAGGTTCTCTTCAATACGGTGGTAAATTGGTTCATTCGCCAAAGAATGGATCAGATACAAAATTTTATTAAGCATCCTATAGAAACGCAAAAGGGTATTCTTTTTTCACAACTATTCAAAGCCGAAGAAACGGTGTACGGAAAAGAATACGGATTTAAAAACATTTCTAGTTATCAGGACTTTTGTAATCAAGTTCCCATTGTAACCTACGAAGATTTTGAACCTTATATAGAAAGGGCAAGGAAAGGCGAAAAAGATGTGATATGGAATGGCTACATTAGAAAATTCGCAAAGTCTTCTGGAACCACTAATGCCAAAAGTAAATTTATTCCCATTTCTGATGAAAGTCTAGAGGGTTGTCACTTCAAAGCAGGGAAAGATTTAGTTTCTATCTATGCCAACAATCACCCAGAAAATACTTTATTTCAATATAAAAATTTAAGACTCGGAGGAAGCTCGGAACTCTACGAAGATTTCAATACTAAGTTTGGAGATTTATCGGCGATTTTAATAGAAAATTTGCCTTTTTGGGTAGAAATTACCACCACGCCTAGCAAAAAAACCTCGCTGATGTCCGAGTGGGAAACTAAACTGAAAGCCATCGTATCCGAAGTAAGACAAGAAGATGTGGGAAGCCTTACAGGAGTGCCTAGCTGGATGATGGTGCTACTACAACGCATCTTGAAAGAAACAGGTAAAGGTTCCATCTCTGAACTTTGGCCTAATTTGGAAGTGTTTTTCCACGGGGGAATCAGTTTTAAGCCTTATAGAGAACAATACAAAGAACTTGTAGGGAAAGACATCAATTATTACGAAATTTACAACGCTTCCGAAGGGTTTTTCGGCATTCAAGATAGGTCTGATAGTGATGAAATGTTACTAATGCTAGATTATGGAATTTTCTACGAGTTTATTCCTATGGAACATTTTTCCGAGACCAATCTTAAAGCAATTCCGCTGGAAGAGGTAGAAGTAGGTAAAAACTACGCTGTGGTAATTACTACTAATGGTGGGCTTTGGCGTTACTTAATAGGCGACACCGTGAGATTTACCAGCACCGACCCTTATCGCATCAAAATATCAGGCAGAACCAAGCATTACATCAACGCTTTTGGGGAGGAATTGATGATTGATAATGCCGAAATGGCTTTACAAAAAGCGTGTGAAGCAACTGCTGCTAAGATTACCGACTATACCGCCGCTCCTATCTTTATGAAGGGAAATGAAAGTGGGGCTCACGAGTGGGTTATAGAGTTCAGCCAAACACCTAGTGATATGGCAATTTTTGAAAAGGTATTTGATGAAACTTTAAAATCCATCAACTCCGACTACGAAGCCAAGCGTTATAACGATATGACGCTTAAAAAACCCGTGATTCATATTGCTAGAGCCAACTTGTTTTACGATTGGTTGGAAAGTAGAGGGAAACTAGGCGGACAAAACAAAGTTCCTCGTCTAAGCAACGATAGAGAGTACATAGACCCTATTCTTGAACTAAATAGATAG
- the nth gene encoding endonuclease III, translated as MTKKQRAEIIIQELERLYPETPIPLDHKDPYTLLVAVALSAQTTDKKVNEVTPQLFAVADTPFKMKELEVDEIKNLIKEIGLSNTKAKNLKAMAELLVERHQGVVPQSFEELEALPGVGHKTASVVMSQAFGVPAFPVDTHIHRLMTQWKLTSGKNVTETEKDAKKIFPKDKWNSLHLQIIFYGREYSPARGKGDKDFITKMLFEK; from the coding sequence ATGACCAAAAAACAAAGAGCCGAAATCATCATACAAGAGTTAGAACGCCTATATCCCGAGACGCCTATCCCTCTAGACCACAAAGACCCATACACCTTGCTAGTTGCCGTGGCTCTTTCGGCACAAACTACCGACAAGAAAGTGAATGAAGTAACCCCCCAACTATTTGCCGTAGCAGATACACCTTTCAAGATGAAAGAGTTGGAAGTTGATGAAATTAAAAATTTAATTAAAGAAATAGGTCTATCAAACACCAAAGCTAAAAACCTTAAAGCAATGGCGGAGTTGTTGGTAGAGCGACACCAAGGCGTAGTTCCCCAATCTTTTGAAGAATTGGAAGCCTTACCTGGTGTGGGGCACAAGACGGCTTCAGTGGTGATGAGCCAAGCCTTTGGCGTTCCTGCATTTCCTGTGGACACCCATATCCATAGGCTGATGACTCAATGGAAACTCACTTCTGGAAAAAATGTAACCGAAACTGAAAAAGACGCCAAAAAGATTTTTCCAAAAGACAAATGGAATAGCTTACATCTGCAAATTATTTTCTATGGTAGAGAATACTCTCCCGCTAGAGGTAAAGGCGATAAAGATTTTATTACCAAAATGCTTTTTGAAAAGTAA
- the bcp gene encoding thioredoxin-dependent thiol peroxidase, translated as MINIGGSLPTFTVKNQDGKEVSASDFKGKKLVIFFYPKANTPGCTAEACNLSENYEALQKQGYTLLGVSADSVEKQKKFHDKFNFPYDLLADEERQIIEAFGVWQLKKFMGKEFMGIVRTTFIFDENGVCTRIIDKVKTKEHSAQILES; from the coding sequence ATGATAAACATAGGTGGTAGCCTTCCTACTTTTACGGTAAAAAATCAAGACGGAAAAGAGGTGAGTGCATCAGACTTTAAGGGTAAAAAATTAGTAATATTCTTTTATCCTAAAGCCAACACGCCAGGGTGCACAGCAGAGGCGTGTAATTTAAGCGAGAACTACGAGGCTCTACAAAAACAAGGCTATACTCTTTTGGGTGTAAGTGCCGATTCTGTGGAAAAACAAAAGAAATTTCACGATAAATTTAACTTTCCTTATGACCTTCTAGCCGATGAAGAAAGACAAATCATAGAGGCTTTTGGGGTATGGCAACTTAAAAAGTTTATGGGGAAGGAGTTTATGGGTATTGTTCGTACCACCTTTATTTTTGATGAAAATGGCGTGTGTACGAGGATTATAGATAAAGTAAAAACAAAGGAGCATTCGGCTCAAATATTAGAATCTTAA
- a CDS encoding prolyl oligopeptidase family serine peptidase has product MKFKYLYLGVAAVALASCSTQQKTAKMNYPETKKVNHTDTYFGTQVEDPYRWLEDDRAEDTKDWVKRQVVFTQNYLDQISFRNEIKDQLKEIWNYEKISAPFKEGDYTYFYKNDGLQAQSVLYRKDKNGNTEVFLDPNQFSKDGTTSLAGISFNKKGNLVAYKISEGGSDWNKIIILDAITKKPIDETLVDVKFSGISWLGDEGFFYSSYDKPDGSVLSAKTDMHKVYFHKLGTKQSQDQLIIGGENFKRRYMSAGVSEDQRYLILSAANATNGNELYIKDLKNNTDFIPVQKGYDYNTDVVDTKGDFIYVLTDKGAPNMRLVKFDIKNPSIWTDVIPETENVLRVSTGGGYIFANYMKDAVTLVQQMDYNGKKVRDITLPGKGTAGGFSGKDSEKELYYAFTSYITPNTIYKLNVETGVSSVYQKPKVKFNPEDFVSEQVFYTSKDGTRVPMTINYKKGLKLDGKNPTILYSYGGFNISLTPSFSVVNAVWMENGGIYAVPNIRGGGEYGKKWHDAGTKMQKKNVFNDFIAAGEYLQSKGYTSPEFMALSGRSNGGLLVGATMTMRPDLAKVAFPGVGVLDMLRYHTFTAGAGWAYDYGTAQDSKEMFEYLKSYSPVHNVKKGVCYPSTMIITSDHDDRVVPAHSFKFGAELQEKQTCSNPALVRIEMNAGHGAGRSTDQVIGENADLISFALYEMGIRSLKK; this is encoded by the coding sequence ATGAAGTTTAAATATTTGTATTTAGGAGTGGCTGCTGTGGCGTTGGCGTCTTGTAGCACTCAACAAAAAACCGCTAAAATGAATTACCCTGAAACTAAAAAAGTAAATCATACAGACACTTACTTCGGAACACAAGTAGAAGACCCTTACCGTTGGTTGGAGGACGACCGTGCGGAGGATACCAAAGATTGGGTAAAGAGACAAGTGGTTTTTACACAGAACTATCTAGACCAAATTTCTTTCCGTAACGAAATTAAAGACCAACTGAAAGAAATCTGGAACTACGAAAAAATTTCTGCTCCTTTTAAAGAAGGTGATTATACCTATTTCTACAAAAATGATGGGCTACAAGCTCAATCGGTGTTGTATAGAAAAGATAAGAACGGCAATACAGAGGTATTCTTAGACCCTAATCAGTTTTCTAAAGATGGAACAACTTCTCTAGCGGGTATTTCTTTTAATAAGAAAGGAAACTTGGTCGCTTATAAAATTTCGGAAGGTGGTAGCGATTGGAATAAAATCATCATTCTAGATGCCATTACTAAAAAACCGATAGACGAAACTTTAGTAGATGTTAAATTTAGTGGGATTTCTTGGCTAGGAGACGAAGGTTTTTTCTATTCTAGCTACGACAAACCAGACGGAAGTGTACTTTCTGCTAAGACTGATATGCACAAAGTCTATTTCCATAAATTAGGAACTAAGCAGTCCCAAGACCAGCTCATTATAGGGGGAGAAAATTTCAAAAGGAGATATATGAGTGCTGGCGTTTCCGAAGACCAGCGTTATCTTATCCTTTCTGCAGCTAATGCGACTAACGGCAATGAGCTTTATATTAAAGATTTAAAAAACAACACAGATTTTATCCCAGTTCAGAAAGGCTACGATTATAATACCGATGTGGTAGATACCAAAGGAGATTTTATCTATGTTCTTACGGATAAAGGAGCTCCTAATATGAGGTTGGTGAAGTTTGATATTAAGAATCCTAGCATTTGGACAGATGTGATTCCTGAAACGGAAAATGTCCTAAGGGTATCTACAGGAGGAGGCTATATCTTTGCTAATTATATGAAAGATGCCGTAACATTAGTACAGCAAATGGATTACAACGGAAAGAAAGTGAGAGATATTACTCTTCCTGGTAAAGGTACGGCAGGAGGATTCTCCGGTAAAGATTCCGAAAAAGAATTGTACTATGCTTTCACGAGCTACATTACACCGAATACTATCTATAAACTTAATGTGGAAACGGGAGTATCTTCGGTGTATCAAAAGCCAAAAGTTAAATTTAACCCAGAGGATTTTGTTTCGGAGCAAGTGTTCTACACTTCTAAAGACGGCACTAGAGTTCCGATGACCATCAATTATAAGAAAGGGCTTAAGCTAGACGGTAAAAACCCTACCATTCTCTATTCTTATGGAGGGTTTAATATCAGTCTAACGCCTTCGTTCTCTGTGGTAAATGCGGTGTGGATGGAAAACGGAGGTATCTATGCTGTGCCTAACATTAGAGGTGGTGGCGAGTATGGTAAAAAATGGCACGATGCGGGAACCAAAATGCAAAAGAAAAATGTATTCAACGATTTTATAGCGGCTGGCGAATACTTACAATCTAAAGGTTATACTTCTCCTGAATTTATGGCACTTTCTGGGCGTTCTAACGGAGGGCTACTTGTGGGTGCTACAATGACGATGCGTCCCGACCTTGCCAAAGTGGCTTTCCCTGGGGTGGGCGTTTTGGATATGTTGAGGTATCACACCTTTACTGCAGGAGCAGGGTGGGCGTACGATTATGGTACGGCACAAGATAGCAAAGAGATGTTTGAATATCTAAAATCTTACTCTCCTGTACACAATGTTAAGAAAGGCGTTTGCTACCCTTCTACTATGATTATTACTAGCGACCACGACGATAGGGTAGTCCCTGCACACTCGTTTAAGTTTGGAGCGGAATTGCAAGAAAAACAGACCTGTTCTAACCCAGCACTTGTTAGAATAGAAATGAATGCAGGACACGGAGCGGGGCGTTCTACCGACCAAGTGATAGGCGAAAATGCCGACTTAATAAGCTTTGCTCTTTATGAGATGGGCATCAGAAGTCTTAAAAAGTAA
- a CDS encoding alpha/beta hydrolase family protein — protein sequence MSEFTLTTSDGYPLAVSLFKPEVDNTNGKLLLINSATGVKQYVYYSFAKYLMAKGYTVITYDYRGIASSKPTKMKGFKASMRLWGTEDYKTLTNYIKTHFPHYEKYIMGHSVGALITGMNPDTNLFKKIIFIGAQDAYVKHLDSKTRWAAYLGFGILQPLLTEMLGYFPASILGLGESLPKGVVYDWRRLILNKKSTLKLLEMSYDHTEHLHQDTLVLYADDDSWLTEKGVKSLMDTYHNLKPEYHIIKAELSPKNNIGHINFFRSYNTPLWHIVEDYLK from the coding sequence ATGAGTGAATTTACCCTTACCACTTCCGATGGCTACCCTCTTGCGGTAAGCCTCTTTAAACCAGAAGTAGATAATACGAATGGTAAATTATTACTCATCAATTCAGCAACAGGAGTAAAACAATATGTCTATTACAGTTTTGCCAAATACCTAATGGCAAAAGGCTACACGGTAATCACTTATGATTATAGAGGCATCGCATCTTCTAAGCCCACTAAAATGAAAGGCTTTAAAGCCAGTATGAGGCTATGGGGAACCGAAGACTATAAAACATTAACCAACTACATCAAAACACATTTTCCTCATTACGAGAAATATATTATGGGACATTCCGTAGGAGCTTTGATTACAGGAATGAACCCAGACACTAATCTTTTTAAAAAGATAATATTTATAGGAGCTCAAGACGCTTATGTAAAACACTTAGATTCTAAAACTAGATGGGCTGCTTACCTAGGTTTTGGTATATTGCAACCTCTACTTACCGAAATGTTAGGGTATTTCCCTGCCTCTATTCTTGGTCTAGGAGAATCTCTTCCAAAGGGTGTAGTTTACGATTGGAGAAGGCTTATTCTCAACAAAAAATCTACTCTTAAACTACTAGAAATGTCTTATGACCATACAGAGCATCTCCATCAGGATACTTTGGTTCTCTACGCCGATGATGACAGCTGGCTCACAGAAAAAGGCGTTAAAAGTTTAATGGACACTTATCACAATCTTAAACCTGAATATCATATCATAAAAGCTGAACTTTCTCCTAAAAACAATATAGGACACATCAACTTTTTTAGAAGTTACAACACTCCACTATGGCACATTGTGGAAGATTACTTGAAATAA
- a CDS encoding UDP-2,3-diacylglucosamine diphosphatase, with the protein MTITLEDGKKIYFASDQHFGAPTLEASKLREQKFVQWLEDIRNDAQVLFLMGDLFDFWHEWQFVVPRGFVRVLGKLAELKDQGIDLYFFVGNHDLWMKDYFEKELGIPVFFEKRYATINGKRFLLAHGDGLGPGDKGYKRMKKVFTNPLAQWLFKWLHPDISMRLALYLSQKNKMISGEEDKEFLGEDKEFLIRYSKEKLKSEHIDYFVFGHRHLPMILEVGAEASYVNLGDWISYYSYGVFDGSQFQLKYLSNL; encoded by the coding sequence ATGACGATTACCTTAGAAGACGGAAAAAAAATCTACTTCGCTTCCGACCAGCACTTCGGAGCCCCCACTCTAGAAGCCAGTAAACTTAGAGAACAAAAGTTTGTGCAATGGCTAGAAGACATTCGGAACGATGCCCAAGTTCTGTTCCTTATGGGAGACTTGTTTGATTTTTGGCACGAGTGGCAGTTTGTAGTTCCTAGAGGCTTCGTGAGGGTGCTTGGCAAACTAGCCGAACTTAAAGACCAAGGCATAGACCTTTACTTTTTTGTAGGTAACCACGACCTATGGATGAAAGACTACTTTGAAAAAGAACTCGGAATACCCGTTTTTTTTGAGAAAAGATACGCCACCATCAATGGTAAAAGATTTCTCCTTGCCCACGGCGATGGCTTAGGTCCTGGCGATAAAGGTTATAAAAGAATGAAAAAGGTATTTACCAATCCTCTAGCCCAGTGGTTGTTCAAATGGCTTCACCCTGATATTTCAATGAGGCTTGCCCTATACCTTTCTCAGAAAAACAAAATGATAAGTGGCGAAGAAGACAAAGAATTTTTGGGTGAAGATAAGGAGTTCTTAATACGGTATTCCAAAGAAAAACTAAAATCGGAACACATAGACTATTTCGTCTTTGGGCATAGACACCTACCGATGATATTGGAAGTGGGAGCAGAAGCCTCTTATGTTAATCTAGGTGATTGGATTTCCTACTATTCTTATGGCGTTTTTGATGGCTCTCAATTTCAGCTTAAATATCTAAGCAACTTATGA
- a CDS encoding 6-pyruvoyl trahydropterin synthase family protein: MIRITKIFSFETAHVLYNYDGKCKNMHGHSYKLFVTVKGVPINDLDHPKNGMVVDFGDIKKIVKEEIVDVWDHSVLLNANSPHISLGKELEDKGHKVIFCNYQPTCENMLYDIAAKIKNRLPESVQLAYLKLHETENSYGEWFAEEN; this comes from the coding sequence ATGATTAGAATTACTAAGATTTTTTCATTTGAAACCGCTCACGTCCTTTACAACTACGATGGCAAGTGCAAGAATATGCACGGGCATTCGTACAAACTATTTGTTACCGTGAAAGGCGTTCCTATCAATGATTTAGACCACCCCAAAAACGGAATGGTAGTAGATTTTGGGGATATTAAAAAGATTGTAAAAGAAGAAATTGTAGATGTGTGGGATCACTCTGTACTACTTAATGCTAATTCTCCACACATCAGTCTAGGAAAAGAGTTAGAAGACAAAGGACACAAAGTAATATTCTGCAACTACCAGCCTACTTGCGAAAATATGCTTTATGACATTGCCGCTAAAATCAAAAACAGGCTCCCCGAGTCTGTGCAACTAGCCTATCTAAAACTCCACGAAACAGAAAACTCCTACGGAGAATGGTTTGCAGAGGAGAATTAG